Below is a genomic region from Miscanthus floridulus cultivar M001 chromosome 1, ASM1932011v1, whole genome shotgun sequence.
cgagatgaatcttttgagcttagttggttcacgattgaacaatatttaccaaataagacgaaagtgctattattcatcggtttgaaattttttgcaatctaaacatggcctagatACTCTACCCTCAACTTGGATCGGATCCACCTGTGAAAAAAGAGGCTGAAGCAACAATAGACTCTGAACGGGGCACGGCTTTTCTCCTATGCGAAATTAAGACGCTAAACCTGGCCAGGTCCTAAGCACTGCACCAGGTTGGGTTGGGCCGGCCGAGAGGGTCCATTCTCTGTTCCCCTGCTGATTTTGCCAGGCGTTTTCTTCTTGTCGTCTTCTCTCTCCCCCCGTCCACGAGCGTTCTCCAGCACAGCGAGCTGAGCTGGCTCCCGTGCTTGCTTGTGTGCTTCTATCGAAGAGACTCGAAGTGCACTGTGTGGTGCGTTCTCCTTCTCCAGACTCCAGCAGCGCGGTTCATAGAATTAAATGTCTTGTTCGCTTGGCTGACAGGCTATGACTGAAAGTATTATTAGTTGATTTGTtacgagaaaaaaatactattcgttagctgataagccatgaccaAAGAAACCGTGTTATGCTCAACAAGCAACAAAATTTACCCTCACATGGCGATGTCACCTGGAGTTGATGCACGTCACCTCACTTTCAGCTTTCAGGAGTCCACGGGAGCATCACATAGTGCCCATAGCTCGTCCAAGTCAATATATAGTTCCGTTTTTCAcagtgtcgtcgtcgtcgtcgtaccTACGGCTTCCGCTCTTCTTCGAGCGGCGCAGATACTGCTGCGCGTACCAGATCACGATCACACTAAACACGCCAGCTAGAGCGCACATCACCGAACGGAATCACGTCACTCCAGTCTGTCCCGTTGTCGTGCTCGGACGCACGCCCAACAAGAAGAAACCGGCCACCAAAATCGCCTGGTCCGATTGGTGGTACGTCGCTCGGGCACGTACTTACGCCAGAGAGTACCGTAGGCAGCAACGCCCCAAGCAGTGTGTGTACCCAAACGAAATCAACCGTCACCGGCAGTCGCGCCGCCCCCGGCCGCTCGCCGCATGGCTCATCTCATCTCAGGTGAAAAGGGTAGGCGACGCGGGCGCGCGGACGGATGGGCGTTTCGGCCGTGCGGCCCGGCCCGGTGCGCGCGCGGGACAGTTCCGGCACTGTGGAGCTGGCACCAACCTCCGCACGTTGCCCCCGGATCGCCCTCCAAGACCCCAGGCGTGGCGCGACCCGGCGGGCGGCGGGCGTACGGCTGGGCTGGGCGGGACGCCGGAGTCAGACGAGGCCGAGCCCGACCGGAACGCGTGGCGTCTGGCGAGGCGCGCCCGCTCCCGCTCCGCCGTTGCCCCCCGTCACGGGATTCGCCCGGACCACATGTAACAGTTGCGTACGCCCCCGCCACGGGGTTCCGTCCCGTCGTCCCCTTGGCCCTTGCTTCGCTGTCCCGCACGTCCTCGCTCCCCGCTCCGCCTCTTCCTCGCCGACGCCAGGCCTCACGCCACGTCTCCCCACCTGTCAGTGAGGCTGCCACGCCCGGTGTGGGGCCTACCGTCTTCCGCAGGCGGCTCTCCTCCGCCTCCTACTACTTTAGCAGTACCCCCGGCgctaacacaacacaacacaacaccgCTCGTGTACTGCCGCTACTCTAATTAGTCTACTTGACCACTgcagctcgctcgctcgctcgtgaGGGATTCGTTAGGGGTGGTGGACGGGTGGGAGCGTAGTAGAGAGCGTAGACAGACAGGCAGGGACGCCGCGGCGTGTGGCATTGTTCGAGGGCCGGCAGCTGTGCGGTGGGAGAGGgaatggacgaggaggagctggcgacggcgacggcggcggcgagctccgAGTGCAGCAGCGGCTGCCAGTCCGGCTGGACAACCTACCTCGACGACCACACTTCCTCCTACTCCTGCGGCACCGCTCGGTTCCATCACGGCAAGGCGCGGCAGCCGTACTACTGCGACTACTCGGAGGAGGAGGACCTGTCTATGATCTCCGACGCCTCCTCCGGCCCGCGCCAGCAGAGCTCCGCCGGCAACGACGTCGAAGGTGGGGCCGCCGCGGTGCACGCCAAtgcggagaggagagggaggcggGAGGAGACGACCGCCGCGGCGAGGCGGCAGAGCAAGAGGGCCGCCGCCGCGTCCCTGCTTGAGGACACGGCCAGCTCACCGGCCTTCTTTGGCTACTCCAAGGTAGGTAGCTAGGAGTACGTGGCGTGCACATGCGCTGCGCGTACGCATCGTGTTTCCAATCCGTCCCCCTGTCCTTCGTGATTAGTGACGACGCGTTTGCTTCTTAATTTGCAGGCGATGAACTCGGGGGAGGACAATGGCTATGGCGGCGCCGACGCCCGGATGACAGAGATCGGCAATGCCGCCGACTTCTCCTACGCCTTCTCCACCACGACGGGATTCAAGGTGCGCCACTCACTGCTCATGCCCGACATCAAGGTCTCGCTTACGGTGCCGACTAATTTGGCTCTGCATTTTCCTATTCTTGCAGGCTCCCTTAAATGGAGCTGCTTTGAGCGGCTACATGCAAATGCAGTACTCCCCGGCTCCCGTCAAGCCGATGCCCAGAAGACaggtgagtgagtgagtgagcatTCGTTCCGGTTCCAGCGCGCTGCTCTGTTTCTTGTTCAGACAAACTGTCATATGTATAGCCACCATCCTTGCTGGATTTGTATATCTAAGCTTACCAAAAGAAAACATTTCTGCAGGTGTGCAGAGATGCGtcggagaagaagaggtggtgacTGCCGCGTGTTGATCGAAGGTGGTGACTGCCGATGCCGGTTGGAGTGAAGGATGTCCGTGGCTTGCTCGGCGGCTCTGTTCTGTCCCTGTCCCTGTCCGTGGAAGCCATAAGAGATGAGCAGGCAGGGAGGGAGGCAGGCTCGACGAGTGCGTTTGCAAATCTTCTCCTGTTCTCCAGACCTCCAAGAGATCTTCCCTTGCGTTGCGTCCATTAATCCCCACCTGCTTTGCCACCTCTCTCCCCATGTCCCTTGTGTGTATTTTCCACTGTGGCTCTCTGCGCCTGTTTGCGCTGTTGTTCCTCCCTATCTGCGCCTGTTAGTCTCCCACTTTTTAGCTGTCATTGCAGTGGGAAACAACAACCTGaggcaaaacaaaacaaaacaaaaacaaaaacatgcGCGCCGACGTGAAATCCCTTTTGCACCTCGCGGCTTTTGTCACTGTGTGTTGTAGTATGTGCATGATCCTCAGATCCTCTCCCGGAAGTCAGTAGGAGTCAGTAGGAATAGCCTGCGCAGCGCTGTCCCTGTTTGGCGAACGTTGACGTCAACCGGCCGGCGGATCCGTGCCCTCGATCGATCGAACCATCTACTGCTCACACTTCTAGATATTTGCAACAGAAGATTCAGCGCACAACTCGCACCATGAATGCCGGCCAACCAACCAACGGGAGTGTCATTATCCGCGAAATGATCTTAGGACCAGCCTGGACCTCTAAAAGCCCCCGCGCACGGCGCCACTAAACAACAAGGCCTTCAGATTTCCTTCGTGCCACCATTTGTTTGGGTCTTCTTTACTAGTAGTCGGCATATATAGCGACCATTTTCTTTTTCTCCCCTAGGAAAAAAATACTCATTGATAGTACTCCCTAGCTAGTGGTAGTGGCCATGCGTGTCTTTTGTCGTGTGTGATCCTCCCAAACGGAAGCGGCACGGTTCGAGGCCCCCAGATCCCAGTCGATGCCAAGCTGGCAGAGGCGATCGAGGCTACAGTGGTGATTCGAAAGCAATGGCGACTTGCCGAAGGGGGAGCGTATCCGAGTAGTGTGTGTCTAcctcatcgaatatttagacatatatatatatagagtattaaatatagactaattataaaattaattacatatcttacgactaatttgcgagataaatcttttaagcataattagttcatgatttaacaACTTATtactatagtaaacatgtgctaatgatatattaattaggcttaaaaatcgtctcgcaaattaacctccatctatataattagttttataattaatctatatttaacactctttattaatatctaaatatttaATGTGACCTAACCAAACACCGCCGTACTGCTCAGCTCCAGCACAAGATCTCTCTGGCCAATTCTTTAAAGCGTCGGGGAGCGGCATGTGCGCGGCGAGTACTTGTGTCCGCGCGAGGTCCCGTGGCTCGGTGCACGGTTGCGGTAAGCTACAAACCGGCGACAGGCGCGGTGCTGCGTAACTGCGACCCCTGCggccctgcctgcctgcctgcctgcgcgCACGGCGCTGCGCTCCAGCCTCCAGCGAGCCGCGCGGCATGCCCGGGCCTCCAGCCTCCGTTGGCCGTCGCCAGCGGCCAAGTGCGTGCTCGGCCTCAGCCCGGCAGCTCGATCCGTGCGCCGGACGCCACCTGCCGCAAcgcccggcgccgccgccgaggccgaTCCGCCCCACGGCTCTCGAGCGAGCCTCGTCACCGGCCCGGCTCCGACCATTTGTTTGGCAAGACCGATCGATATTTATACATCGAAACCGATGTACCCTCACGGGGCATGACACGGCGAGCCGACTTGAAAATTGCGTTGCCTTTGCAGCCTTGCAGGAAGTGGTAAGCATCTTTCGTTATGCCCGCTACTACAGTTGAGAACATACTCCTGCTGCTCCGCTCCGCTGCTGTACTATACCCATACCACATCTGCCATCCTGTTGGTGAGGGAATATATTTACAGTTTCGCTATTAATACACCCTCCGTCCCACAAAACACGTAAAATCTTTTTTCAAGGCCAGGTTAGTGAATATATAAAATTACGTATGTGCCCTTACTGTCTCCTTCTCAACACACATGAAACTCAAAAGAACCATCTAGAATTTTCACTAGAAGTGTAGAGTTAACATGATTTTTCAATTGCATGTGTATTTTTTATTGCTAGGTCCCACCATAAAGCTTATCTCCAACCTAGATTTACATGTTTTGGGACAAGATTTAAACCACGGGATCATATTTttttgggacgaagggagtacCTTTTTTTTGCACATTTCCTACGTCTCAAATGCCTGAGATTAAGGAAAGCTTCGGGCGACGACGCCCGGGCCTTGCCCACGCACGCTCCCCATGCGCCCCGATGCGCTTGTGCTCCTCCCTATGAAGCTCCTCCCTCTGTCCcatccggtggcggcggcgccggcgaggtaggcggttcctcctcctcctcctagatctgTGAGTTAAGGTTCTAGcgagcttctcctctctctctctcaactccGACGAACTTAGAAAAAAGAAGGGGCCCCGGGAGGTAGGCAGGCCAAGCGGTGGGGACGGCGGTCGGGCGATTTGGGGCCCTAGTGGCAGTGGAGGCGGCGGGGCCAGCTCGTGGTGGGGGAGTCGTGGTCATTCGTTAGAGTTGGAGAAGAAAGCGGCGGCGg
It encodes:
- the LOC136505121 gene encoding protein SOB FIVE-LIKE 5-like isoform X3; translated protein: MDEEELATATAAASSECSSGCQSGWTTYLDDHTSSYSCGTARFHHGKARQPYYCDYSEEEDLSMISDASSGPRQQSSAGNDVEGGAAAVHANAERRGRREETTAAARRQSKRAAAASLLEDTASSPAFFGYSKAMNSGEDNGYGGADARMTEIGNAADFSYAFSTTTGFKAPLNGAALSGYMQMQYSPAPVKPMPRRQVCRDASEKKRW
- the LOC136505121 gene encoding protein SOB FIVE-LIKE 5-like isoform X1, whose amino-acid sequence is MDEEELATATAAASSECSSGCQSGWTTYLDDHTSSYSCGTARFHHGKARQPYYCDYSEEEDLSMISDASSGPRQQSSAGNDVEGGAAAVHANAERRGRREETTAAARRQSKRAAAASLLEDTASSPAFFGYSKAMNSGEDNGYGGADARMTEIGNAADFSYAFSTTTGFKAPLNGAALSGYMQMQYSPAPVKPMPRRQVSECAEMRRRRRGGDCRVLIEGGDCRCRLE
- the LOC136505121 gene encoding protein SOB FIVE-LIKE 5-like isoform X2; translation: MDEEELATATAAASSECSSGCQSGWTTYLDDHTSSYSCGTARFHHGKARQPYYCDYSEEEDLSMISDASSGPRQQSSAGNDVEGGAAAVHANAERRGRREETTAAARRQSKRAAAASLLEDTASSPAFFGYSKAMNSGEDNGYGGADARMTEIGNAADFSYAFSTTTGFKAPLNGAALSGYMQMQYSPAPVKPMPRRQVSVQRCVGEEEVVTAAC